The following proteins are co-located in the Siansivirga zeaxanthinifaciens CC-SAMT-1 genome:
- a CDS encoding NADP(H)-dependent aldo-keto reductase: MKYTTIPKTDIKVSKICLGTMTWGNQNTEAEGHAQLNYALEQGVNFIDTAEMYPVPASPETQGATSKIIGTWLKNTGHRDKVVIASKIVGRPSDYTAHIRTTGLTGNSIEEAINSELKRLQTDYIDLYQIHWPERETNTFGTRDYKHNPDDAWTDNFNEVLHKLEAQIKAGKIRHIGMSNEKAWGAMRFLEESKVHSLPRMKTIQNAYSLINRIYEGDMAEISIRENLGLLAYSPMAFGVLSGKYIKGTAADNARLKLFPRFARYSSESCTEATKRYLKIAEDNNLTLAQMSLAFVTQQPFVTSNIIGATSLEQLKENINSIHVSLSEAILEQINAVHAQIPNPAV; the protein is encoded by the coding sequence ATGAAATATACAACCATACCAAAAACCGATATAAAAGTTAGTAAAATTTGCCTTGGAACCATGACCTGGGGAAACCAGAATACCGAAGCCGAAGGACATGCCCAATTAAATTATGCATTAGAGCAAGGTGTTAATTTTATAGACACTGCCGAAATGTATCCGGTGCCAGCAAGCCCCGAAACTCAAGGAGCAACAAGTAAAATTATTGGTACATGGTTAAAAAATACAGGCCATCGAGATAAAGTCGTTATTGCAAGTAAAATAGTTGGGCGTCCAAGCGATTATACAGCACATATAAGAACTACAGGTTTGACTGGTAATTCTATTGAAGAAGCCATTAATAGCGAATTAAAACGTCTGCAAACCGATTATATAGATTTATACCAAATACATTGGCCAGAACGCGAAACGAATACCTTTGGAACCCGCGACTATAAGCATAATCCAGACGATGCCTGGACCGATAATTTTAATGAAGTGTTACATAAACTAGAGGCACAAATTAAGGCAGGTAAAATTCGTCACATTGGTATGTCTAACGAAAAAGCTTGGGGAGCCATGCGATTTTTAGAAGAATCTAAAGTACATAGTTTACCACGCATGAAAACAATTCAAAATGCATATTCGTTAATAAATAGAATTTACGAGGGTGATATGGCAGAAATTTCAATTCGCGAAAACTTAGGTTTATTGGCCTATTCTCCTATGGCATTTGGAGTACTTTCGGGTAAATACATAAAAGGCACCGCTGCCGATAATGCACGATTAAAATTATTTCCAAGATTTGCACGTTACAGCAGCGAATCCTGTACCGAAGCTACAAAACGTTATTTAAAAATTGCCGAAGACAATAACTTAACATTGGCTCAAATGAGTTTAGCTTTTGTAACCCAGCAACCTTTTGTAACCAGTAATATTATTGGTGCAACCAGTTTAGAGCAGTTAAAAGAAAATATAAATTCTATACATGTTAGCTTAAGTGAAGCTATTTTAGAACAAATAAATGCCGTGCACGCTCAAATTCCTAATCCAGCTGTATAA
- a CDS encoding OmpA family protein, whose amino-acid sequence MIKKVSLALVTLVLLASCVSPKVYKDLENKYNNLKKENRKLTQDNEALLDEKTAAENELKQLKAAYNDAVAQRDKLQADYDTTKANLDALTASYNALEKNSTAAIAANSQKNRELLAQLDAKEQALAAENARLEKLKRELEDRSNRVAELEKVIADKDAAMTALKDAITKALTDFEGKGLTIEQRDGKVYVSMENKLLFSSGSWAVGVEGKRAVQQLGSVLGQNPDIAVLIEGHTDNVPYQGNGQLVGNWDLSTKRATAIVNILRENNNINPENLTAAGRGEFAPIATNDTPEGRAKNRRIEVILTPKLDELSKLLNEN is encoded by the coding sequence ATGATTAAAAAAGTTTCATTAGCATTAGTAACCTTGGTTTTATTGGCATCGTGTGTGTCACCAAAAGTTTATAAAGATTTAGAAAATAAATACAATAATTTAAAAAAGGAAAACCGAAAACTAACTCAAGATAACGAAGCGCTTTTAGATGAAAAAACAGCTGCCGAAAACGAGTTAAAACAACTCAAAGCCGCATATAACGATGCTGTTGCCCAACGCGACAAATTACAAGCCGATTACGATACAACCAAAGCAAATTTAGATGCTTTAACCGCTTCATACAACGCTTTAGAGAAAAACAGCACAGCAGCTATTGCAGCAAATTCACAAAAAAATAGAGAATTATTAGCACAGCTCGATGCTAAAGAACAAGCCTTGGCCGCAGAAAATGCACGCCTTGAAAAACTTAAAAGAGAGTTAGAAGATCGCTCGAATCGTGTTGCAGAATTAGAAAAAGTTATAGCCGATAAAGACGCTGCTATGACTGCCTTAAAAGACGCTATTACAAAAGCCTTAACCGATTTTGAAGGCAAAGGTTTAACCATCGAACAACGCGATGGCAAAGTATACGTTTCTATGGAAAATAAATTATTATTTAGTTCTGGAAGTTGGGCTGTAGGCGTAGAAGGTAAACGTGCGGTACAACAACTAGGTAGTGTGCTTGGTCAAAATCCAGACATTGCTGTTTTAATTGAAGGCCACACCGACAATGTGCCCTATCAAGGCAACGGACAATTGGTTGGCAACTGGGATTTATCTACCAAACGCGCCACCGCCATCGTAAATATTTTACGTGAAAATAATAATATAAATCCTGAAAATTTAACTGCTGCCGGTCGTGGCGAGTTTGCGCCTATTGCAACAAACGACACCCCAGAAGGTCGCGCTAAAAACCGTAGAATCGAGGTGATTTTAACACCAAAATTAGACGAATTATCTAAGTTGCTAAACGAAAATTAA
- a CDS encoding exodeoxyribonuclease III, which yields MKIISYNVNGIRAAISKGFLEWLKSANPDVICLQEIKALKEQIDVDAFAEAGYKYNYWFSAQKKGYSGVAILSKIEPNHVEYGTGIDSMDFEGRNLRADFDGVSVMSLYLPSGTNDARLEHKFEYMDMFQDYINTLKKDIPNLVICGDYNICHEEIDIHNPKMKGVSGFLPEEREWLGNFIDSGFIDSFRYLNKEVQEFSWWSYRANSRANNKGWRLDYALVAEPLQEKIKRAVILTSAVHSDHCPILLEIEN from the coding sequence ATGAAAATAATCTCATACAACGTAAACGGTATCCGCGCAGCTATTAGTAAAGGCTTTTTAGAATGGTTAAAAAGTGCCAATCCAGATGTTATTTGTTTACAGGAAATAAAAGCTTTAAAAGAACAAATAGATGTAGATGCCTTTGCCGAAGCAGGTTATAAATACAATTATTGGTTTAGTGCTCAAAAAAAAGGGTATAGTGGTGTCGCTATTTTAAGTAAAATAGAACCCAACCATGTCGAGTATGGCACAGGAATTGATTCGATGGACTTCGAAGGCAGAAACCTGCGTGCCGATTTCGATGGCGTTTCGGTAATGAGTTTGTATTTACCATCGGGAACCAACGACGCACGCTTGGAGCACAAGTTTGAATATATGGACATGTTTCAAGACTATATAAACACCTTAAAAAAAGATATTCCAAACCTGGTTATTTGTGGCGATTACAATATTTGTCACGAAGAAATTGATATTCATAATCCTAAAATGAAAGGTGTGTCGGGGTTTTTACCTGAAGAGCGTGAATGGCTTGGTAATTTTATCGATAGCGGATTTATTGATTCCTTTCGATATTTAAACAAAGAGGTTCAAGAATTTAGTTGGTGGAGCTACCGAGCTAATTCCAGAGCAAATAACAAAGGATGGCGCTTAGATTATGCATTAGTTGCAGAGCCATTACAAGAAAAAATAAAAAGAGCCGTTATACTAACGAGCGCGGTACATAGCGACCATTGCCCAATTTTATTAGAAATTGAAAATTAA